Below is a window of Apis mellifera strain DH4 linkage group LG15, Amel_HAv3.1, whole genome shotgun sequence DNA.
TCTTGGCTGGATTCGATTAAATCGGGGAAATAGATGGGATTTATCGGGAAAGGAAAATGAGATAATCGTGACAATTATTTTGCTCGCTTGTCTAACCGATTGTCTAAATGATTAACTTAATTAACGGTGGCTAAGATGACAGTTATTAGGACatttgatatatgtatatgtatatccaTGTCAGTTTCGGttcaatcgatattattcCAGTGTCCTAATATGCCGATTATCTCCAGCTATCCCGattcgtaaaaaattaaatcctttccttttttaaatctagATCGTTTAACTCGTTTAACAATTCTTAGTCGtccatttagaaattttccaaatctttAATCGTTtgctctttttaattattatttaaagtaaaatcacgagagagagggagacaaaagaatagaaaaagtcGATCGCTCGTTGAGGTTTTGCCAAATGCTTCCGAAACacctcgtttctctctctatattgCCGCGAATCTAGCGCGTTGCGACATTGGAGTAGCGTTATGCAGAGGCAGCCAATTACGTTTTACTCCTGCTTTCTCTTTCGTATGAAAATGTCAAAGATCAGATATGTATCTCTCCTGTCCCTcgtctcctccctctcttttttctctttctttctttctctcctattTCAAACCAAACCTCGTTGACCCAATTTTTCGCGCCTATCAGACAGACGCTTACGTATCGCTCTTCGAACGTGATCTTTGCATGcaccctttttcttttttttcccccctcccctcgctcGTCCATTTTTATCGTTCCGCCGAATATGGACGAATCACGGAACGCgcacgtatatataataatttaatcacgtTCCCACCGTGTCGTTACCGCGACAATAATTACGCGCTAATGGCTCGCGGCTGGAACGACATAATGCATCCTCTCAAAGCTCGAAAGCGACACTGCTTTGACGCTTCGGTTTCTCATTAGCGATTGATATCGAAGTCTGTGCCAGCCATTCATCCTATCCATCGAAcagattttgataatattaccATCCTCGTTCCTacgtttcgaaatcgaaaaaggATCCCCCGATGTTTTCGCGCAAGGATATAAATTTCCAAGGATACCTTAAAAGATTCGAAGACTTCGAGGGTTAAGCCTTAAACTTCTCCTTTCTTTGAAGGGAATTCTCGagaattaataagtaaataaatgttCCTACACGCGTGAACGAATATTGAACAAGTAATGGAGACAATAGCCACGTTCCGTTCGAACGAATTCCTCGAATATATAGTTTGACCCGTTACCCGGCATCCACATCCCAACGGTTCGCAACGATTTTCCTTGGCCggatttaaaggaaaaaaaatcttctccgCCATCCGTGGAACGAATGGAAAATTCTACTCGGCATCTAAACATAAGGCGTGCGCATAAATCGGCCGCCAATGCCAACCGAGAGGAGAGCGCGCGTTTTACAATATTTCCGTTCAATTATCGGATACCTGAACGAATGGTAATGGATGGAAATCGTATCGACGACCGTATATTCCCTCCATACGTTACATCACCAATTACCAGCGGTTAACGGCATCGCGTCGCACTGGGcgcgtttttaattttttttcccccgtcgATTATCTCGCGGGAATCAGGAATCAGGAAGGAATGTATGTATGGAAACGGAACGACAAGAAGGTGGATGGACGCGTGCGATCCACCGCACGATTTATGCCCGAGCGCGCGTCAATCTCCGCGGGACGGGCGATATCCTGTCCGGGACGGTGAGTGGTTTGTAACGGTAGGTAACGGTAGGCGGCTCGATCGAAGGGTTTAGAGCGGTGGCGTTCGAATGGAAGGATCGATCGGTTGGACCGGTTTTCCACGGATTCGTTAGCATCTAACGAACGAACGGTCCACGACTGTGGGATTGGCCTTGACGTTCGATATAACGTTCGAGCCGCGCCATGCCATGTTTATTGCGAGTGTTAACCCTGATTCCGCGTCCCCTTCCCTTTCCCTCCCGCGCAGACCTTTCgtttattcgattcgaattaggAGGAAACGGTGCGTCCTTCTTTCTTTGGAGAGAAAGAATCGCCAATATCCgcgatgaaaatgatccatccTTCGATGGTGGAGGCATCTTAGACGTCGAAAATggcagagggagagagagagacaggcaTGACTGACATTCCGCGACACGATCTCCTCCGCCACCGCTGCCCATCCAACAGCATCCGAGGAACTCGGTTTTGCATACCCtcggcgatcgatcgatcatggACGGTGCTCGTCGATCATGGATGGAATCGCGGACGGagttggaattattattatccctcGACTCGCTCCTCCCTTCTCCTTCGAGAATTATATACCCCTCGCTCGTTACTCGCGATAAGGTAAATCCAGGTGTATAAAGAGGGCTTAAAAAGTTGGAGGGAGAGGAGGTCtcccttttaaattatattcccgTTAACCGGGGTCTCTATCCAGGGGCCGGGCTTACCCATTGATCCGggctaattaattaaactcgattttgtttaCAGAGATATGCGGCGCGGCTTATTACGGCAAGCTTATTGGCAAGCTGTCGGAACTTCATCACGGGGTGAGCGGCGAAGTTTACGCGGTGGACGGGCGAACTCTGTTCATCAAGGACTTCACGTACGACGGCGAGGCACCAAGTTCGTATGAGCAAGAAGCGCGCCAACTTTACCGTTTCACGGTGCACGCGCGTCGATCAAACGCGCTGCCGCgtcgccctcctcctcctcggcaAAAATAACGGGGCGCGCGCTTTCGAGCAGCTACTCGCGTTTATCGCGAATCTTCTGTTTCTGAATCAGCGAATTCCTATTCGTTTCTCATTTGGTTCCTCGATCGGTTTATCCGTGATTAAAGATTTTGCTATTCTCTctcgatttaatttacaattggaTCCAGAACTGGAACAGAGAAtttgaaacgataaataaattttgcaagatTATTCGgtggagaaatatttttattcaaagagaGAGACTGGTAATAGGAGATAATTGGAGCTGACTCGAGATACGGGGTAAAGGAGCGCATCAACGGTGTGGAACGCGTTAGACGATCCAAGGCCGGCCTTAAAGCGAAGTTAATCATCAGTCCGTAAAAGGTACTTACCACGTATCCCTTTCGACTCGTTCTCCACTCTCACTTTTCTGCACAGTGGCGGGCACCGTGAAATCGAAAGCGTACGCTACGGCGAAGGTCGCGCGTTAAAAAACGATCCATAAACCGAACGAGAacgaaaaatcataattaattatttaacggaggaggagggcgtTCGGGattattaagtaatttaataagcGATGTAAACTGCGCCTCGATCGCCAATCACAATTACATCTCTTTTCAGCCGCCTACTTTTACGTCGGCACGTCCAAGAGCCCCAATGGGAATGGAATCAGACTTCGGGACGAGAGCGGATCGTGAGTGCTGTTCGCgtgtttataattacattctctttttctccttatCATCATTTTCCCATCTTCGATATCGtgtcgatttctttttctttctttttagaaattgatattcatcatgattgaaaattcgttTGTTTCGAAAAGTGGTGCGAGTCCAAAGCGATTTATAGATAcggtttaaaaatatgattcggatggaaatattcgagaagaaaCAATCTCGTCGTTGATCCAATTAATTCGTAACAAACTCGCACCGTTTTCGTAATAAACGATCCGTAACTCCTTCACTTGCTTTTCTCTCTTCGACGGATTTCCAAAATTCCTtggataaaaaagagaaactgtTATTCGATTTCTGCGATAGATCGGACACGTTGAAGCGGTATCGAAGGAAGGACATCACGCTCACGTTGCCGGACGGGAAGACGATGGCCAACATCAAGTGGTTCGCCGTTTGGTGCGACGAATTCTCCGTGAGTAAGAAGAAAGAGCGCGGCGTCGCGCTCGTGACCTTCGATTCCCATTCTCGCGCGGCACAGAAACCGGTATCCTCGGTTTCCTCGCAACTTTCACGCTCGTTCCTCATCCACGGCGCCTCTCCGTGGATGGAAAGTGATCGACCACTCGGCCAACGCCTactcgaatttgaaaatttcgattcgggGATCGAGTGGGTCGAggcaattatcgaaataatggaattcttttctttttttctttggatttGGAATTCGATTCAAGGATAGGCGAAAGATCTACGAAAGATGGTCTTCTTCCTGAGAAttcatgaaaatgaaatcgtttgaaaaaaaaatttttggaatggataagttttttgtataaatttattccactCGACGGActtactttttcaaattagaatcgaaagagagagaatgattTTATTCCATCAAAACCGTCaatgtcttttttatttaaaagaattcgaatattcgagatACACTGTTCGCCATGCATCTTGAAGATTCAACTCTTAAAGCTTAcaattaagtaaatttatttgctTCAATCCTCTCCAACATCCTCTCCAAGTTGAAGTTCAATCCTCAAGTTTTCAAGCTTCATAAGTCTTTGTACAATTCAGCTTTCAAGGAGTTGAATCTCGAAAACATGCTCTGatctcgaaaatttcaaaaaaagcaGAATAAAAATCGCGTGTTTTTCATTTAAcgaactttatatttaaaaaaagaaggaagaaaatctAATTAACTTGGAAAACAGCTACGAATTCCAAatcgaggagggaaaaagttttaggtaaaaaaaagatacgataCTCGACGAAATCGCTTATCCGCTAGCAGTCCGGCGCGGATCGCCGATTTACGTCCCCGATATTGCCAACGCGACGAAAATTTATTCCGCGCCGCGATGTCGGACACCAGATACACCCTCGTAACACGCACTCGGAATGATAAAGCTCGATCAGGAAGCCGAGGCTTTCGATTAAGCGGGACGGGTTTGGAAACCGCGTAAAACGAAATCTGTTTCTGCTTCCCCGCGGAATCtaaaaaaaagggaatcgAAATACAAGCCATCCGTCTTACTTTGTCAAACTTTGTTAAAAGTCGAACTTGAGTATTTTATCATTGACAAACGAAACGTTTGATTCTCAGGTGAATTTCGGGGACGTGAGAATACCAAGGGGATTCGACTATCCGAAGCCGCAAAAATTGGCCGCCCTGAACGGAGTGCACGGGGTCAGCTCCGAGCCGATCGTGGTCGTCGACGCCCAAACCCTGTTGATACCAAGTTTCAGCTACGACGGCGAGGCGCCTGGTaagtgagaaaaagaaaaatcgattcaattctttcgaaaaattgtataataaatgctATCTacatactttataaatatatattcgttgcTTCCCCTCGGATTTCGGCAGATGCGAAATTTTGGGTCGGTGCTGGACCGACGCCATCACCGCAAGGTATCCGCGTGCCCGACGAGAATGGAAAGGAGCAACCGCTCCGCCGATACGATCGCAAAGCCATAGTGCTCACGTTGCCCGGGGACGTAACGATCCACCAGATCGGCCACTTCGGCGTCTGGTGCGAGGCGTTCGCCGTCGACTTCGGCCACGTGCAAATTCCACAGGGTCTTAACGTGCCACCGTCCCTCAAGATGCTCGGGGTCTCGCCGCAGGTAAGCTGGAAAGGCTTCTTGTAGTACGTCCGCACGACGCAACAAGAGGGAGGAGAGACCGCCTGCTTATCTGGATCATTTATTAAACCGCCAATCGAGCTCGCCCCTGTGTTCAATCATCGAGTTTAATTATAACGCGAGTCGAATCGATTCCATCTGgatcgaggaatttttttttcaaaaatcgcgAGACTCGGTCGCGCGATTTTCcgcctcgtttcttttttcttttttctttttttttttttcgaacgagcACAGCGTTGTACAAACTGCGAATGCCAATCACGTTCACGAGCTGGCTGAAGGTGGAAAGGGATTTTCAACAGACTTtcgtcctcctccccctccctcctagATCGATTTACATTCGCGTTTAACCTTTGTGTCACGTTACTCTCTCGATCGAACGCCTTCCtagtttaatttcatatttcaatccGCCACTTTTCCATTTCCAAATGTTTCGTGAGCCTTTTTGCCTCCGATTCGGATCGGATTCCTTTCCAACATTTTGAGAATTGTCAACGTCGTCTTTCCCCTTCGATTTCCACCACGTGACTGAGAGCGGCCTCCTTTGTTCCTTATCCTCCTTTTCCGtatacatatgtgtatatatatatatatatagtattatagtaTCGATGTGTAAACGCGATCGAACGCGCGGAAACAAACGAGCTTTTCGCGTAGGAGCAATCAATAGAGAGGTGTATTGTTCCACCGGTGGTGAATTTGTCTCCGTCAATATTTGAGTGGATGTCAGCGGATAACGCGCTCGCCGATTTACGGATTTCGAGCTTCCCTCCACGTAAGAATCGAGCACCTGTGCGAGATATCCTCGTTGATCGCGAACGTAATCGTGGTGGAGGCGCACGATCTCCAATCACACTCTGTGCATAACATCCTGTCTCTGTCCTTGTGTTGCAGAACGTGCACCGCGGAGGGCAGGGACAGACGCTCGGTCTGGTAAACCCGTCCACTCCAtcgtcgtcgccgtcgtcgccgtcgtcgccgtcgtcgcctcctcctccctccttcgcGTTGCTCGCCCACCAGCAATTCCAACGACCGACAACCTACCGGCCGACCCTCCGCCGAGAGGATCCCTCGCTCCGACTGGCCCAGCCCGTTGCCGACTATAGAATAGCGAACAGCTTGCAGACCCAGGAACCTCACCGCCTTCGCCAATCCGCCTTTTACCCGCCGCAGCCCGGAACCACGGCCCAAATTGCCCACGAGTACGGCGACGACGACTCGGCGAGTCTAGACGACGCCACGGCGTATCAAGAGAAATCGGGGGACGACGATCGAGCTCCCTCTCCGTCGCTATCCGTAGAAAAGATCTCGCGCGTAGCCGACGAGCCGCGCCCCAATTCGTACGCGAGGCTGTTACGGTTTCAAGGGGACAGAAGAGTCGATTCCTTCGTTCGGTATTGAGTAACTCGTCCGAGatcccctctttttcttcttctggttcttcttcttcttcttcgtcgctCGCTGTTTCTTCGTTATTAAGGGATTAAGGAGAGGaacgagaggggaaaaaacagTATCGAGTAGTTATAGtagcaataatttatgattggGTTTCTTAAACGTGTCAGTAGCTTTCCAGATCTGAACGATAATTGCTCCTTCTAAATCCCTCTCAGTGTGCATTCTTCGCGATAAAATACTTAGTTTGAAACACTCTTGGAACGATCACGGTTAACCATTCGTTCAAGGATCAAAGTAATATGTACAGTCCTATAGTAGACAGTTCTTTAAGTAACAGTGTTTAGATACCACGTTTGTGCGATATTCAAAGTTTCCACAAattcaaagagaaaaacaCGATCCGATACTCCTCGGTAATCTCGACAGTAATCGTCCAACtgtcttattttaaaatctcgagagagagaaagaaaaagaagggttTGGAAGACTTTTAGCGAGGCGGGCGTGGAACTCGGTCAAACTCTCGTCTCGACAAATTGGCGTTACAAGTTGTGCGAGCCGGTCGCGTTCAACTAACGATCATTCGTTCTGGTGAGCCGAGCGTGGAAACCTCAGGTGGCGCCGCTGCGACGATATTAGCCCGAGGCTCGTTCGTAAAGTTCCACGCGTACCCATCCACTTTGTAAGTTTCGGAGGCGCGAGAGTTGGGGCGGGGTAGGTGGAGAGGCGATCGCTTCGATCTTCCCCTcctcgttatttatttaacaccGTGCCACCTGTTCAGAGAGAATCTTCGAACGTTGAGCAAACTGTAGTTGGTTGTTTCTATACTTTCCACTCGTATCCTTAGTGGAGGATGCAATTTGCGGATAcacgctttttctttttttttttcgacagtAATTTTTgggcaactttttttttttttgaaaatggaaaaaaacagGTGTCCGCGCGGTTAACGCGGATCGATCTCGCATTTCGTTGCTCGAgagggaaatttttttcgtttcggtcgattaaaaataaaacgaacgtGTGCAGGCGGATATACACacaaacatatatacatacgtatacgTATCACGCCTTTAATCTCTCGAATCCTCTTTAGAATTCTATTATTCCAAGAGCACGTACGTACGATCTTGCCACCGTGGGGGTGGATGTGACACATTCCCCCGTCGAACAATACACGAGTTGCCGTAATTCAGCTTtgccgtctctctctctctgtctttctctttctgtctctcctcctccccgagCTCGTATGAAACATGCTGTCGATATTAGTGACGCTTGGATATCGGTTTGTGTCTCTCGAGCTCATCTGCGTGCGCTCTGGTGCGAACATCGCGTAGACGTGGTGGAAAACGCGGTAGGAAGAAAACATCATCGAGATTTCGAGTATGCGTGCAACGTTATCGTGACGAGAGTACCTTGCCAACCCTTTCGTTCCTTCGAAACCCGCAGCCACATTTTGCGTACACCGCCACGCGAGAACGAGAAAAGTATTGGAGCGAATTGTAAGAGCAAGTTGAATGATATTGTATTGTACTTAATGTAAGTTTCgaactatatgtatatatatatatatatatatatatcgtttattttagatgtaagcaagaaaaaagaaagaggagatgTAAAATGATGTCTTTTGTAAACTCGTAAAAGCGTGAGAACGATGGTTATTCGACTGTGATACAAgggttaattatatatatatatatatatatatatatatatatatatatatatatttgtcgaaAGAAGGCGCACGTTATTCTTCCAAGAGACGGAGGGCTTGGAAATAAAGTCGAAGAAATCCCCTTCCAACCTAGGCCAGTCACTTTCTAACAGAATGCTTCGCGCAATATCGAGTATCTATTTACCGACAtacagattatatatatatgtatacgtatatacatatatacgtttaCATGTGCACAGATAACGTTATcgttttctatcaatttttttttgtacgttTTTACCCGAAATTAATGCGAATAAACGTATTACTTTCTTGACAATCAAACGAGTTTCTTATCTTACCTCGAGACTTCTTCGCTCTTATTCATCTTaatctgtttttttatttctcttacgCGAGAATAAGGAACGAGATCGATCGTCACGTTGATACGTGATACGTATGAAGAAATCGAATCGTTCCTGTTACGAACGGATGGTAAACGGTTTGTCGTTTGATTTCAGTCGAAACTGAATTGCGAAGTTCTGGAGGACAGGCTGGCTTTCGAGGTGCGATGGGCCGTGGCCGGAGACAGCATAGTCGCCCAACTCGTTGGAAAACTTggtgagtatatatatatatatatatatatatgtatatatgtatatatgtatactatatTTCCGCGCTGTCCGCGTGCTCGTCGCCCACAAAAGGACAAAACTTCTATCGCATTTATTGAAAGCGGTGTGAATTTATACGTGGCCGCGACCGCCAACCCCAAGATCCGGCCCcaacttttaattaacaatactCACCCCTCACCCCGTCTTCGTTTTCACCCGCCCACCGCGTTTCCGTTCCACGGATaatacgtgtgtgtatatatttcacttttgCAACGCGACAGACCTTCACGCGTTCGAATCTTTACCCTCcgtgtgaaagaaaaaatgaatttttccctCGAATTCCTTCGAAAATTACCGTCAAATCAAGAGATCGAGAAAAACGCGAAACGTCCTCTTTTCTCTACAATTCTGAATCTCGAATCAAATCGAagatcacttttttttaaagtaaaaagaagaaattatgagattattctcgaatttttcgaatccttCGCGCAAAACGAATCCCTCGAATTCTCTCGAAAATTACCTTAAATCAAGAGATCGAGAAAAACGCGAAACGTCCTCTTTTCTCTACAATTCTGAATCTCGAATTAAATCGAAGATcactttttttaaagtaaagagAAGAACTTACGAgatcattttcgaatttttcgaatcttttgtATAAAACAAATCCCTCGAATTCCTTCGAAAATTACGATTACCTTAAATCAAGAGATCGAGAAAAACGCGAAACGCCTTCTTTTCCCTCCGATTCTGAATCTCGAATCAAATCGAAGATTACAATTATCTTAgttaaaataaagagaagaacTTATGAAAtcattctcgaatttttcgaatccttCGCGCAAAAGGAATCCCTTTTCCCTCGAATTCCCTCGAAAATTACCATTACTTTAAATCAAGAGATCGACAAATGCCCTCTTTACTCTCGAATTCTGAATCTTGAATCAAATCGAAGATcactttttttaaagtaaagagAAGAACTTACGAGAtcattcttgaatttttcgaatccttCGCGCAAAACAAATccccttttttcctcgaaaattaTGATCAAGAGATCGAGAAACGCCCTCTTTACCCTCGGATTCTCTAACCAAATCGAAAATTACGATCTTGCCTTGATTAAAATCACGAGAAGAATTTacgcgtaataataataataataatgcgtGTCTGTGTTACGATTAGACGACGGACAGTATATGGCGTTCGGATTATCAGCGGATCCAGAAAGAAGCTCGATGGTCGGCGGGGACGCGGTGGTGGCCTGGGTCGACAAGCAAACCCTTCAAGGCTACGCCGTCGATTACTTCTTGGACGCGAAATCCCAGTGTTCCGGAGGACGTGGCAGCTGCCCCGACACTCGCATACAGGTTTAATCACTTTCGCTACTTCCTTCCAATGCCCCTCTCCTCTTAAGAGGATCGAAGATGATCGAATTCTCTAAATTTACATTGAATTTGCGCCGGATTTTCCAGGAGAACACGAATTCCATCCGATTGTTGAACGCGGCGCTGGTCGACGGATACAGCATTGTCACGTATCAGAGGCCGTTGAAGACGAACGACGAGCTGGACCATCAAATCCTGACGAACCGGTCCCAGCCGATCATCTGGGCCGTCGGCCCGTTGAACGAGAGGCAAGAGGTCAGCTTTCACTCCGACTATCTGAAAACGGACCGATTCATCGATTTCGGTAGGCCACCGATCTGGAATTGTCCCGTCCCGGACCACGAACCCTCCCAGATATTCACGGACCAGAACGACGACAAGCCCGATCAGGTATTTTTACTTAACAAgggttaaataataaaatactccCTCGATCGAGCAATTGAAACACTCGCCATCTCTCCACTGCTCGTAGCAGCAACTGGTCGCGACTACGAGGCGACCGTATCGAACCCCTGCGACCCCCGCGCCAGCCCCCAAGACAGGTGCATGGGAAATCCCGCCTATTCAGTGTAACGAGCCGGAAGACGGAGTGTTGTACGCCCAAATGGGGCCGACCGGAGGGAAACACGGATATCCAGCCATCACCGGTGCGAATATTCCctcttattcgaaataattgacATTCCtgtctcttcctttctttctctctctctctctctcttttctcttcgatgAAATCGAGGAATCGTTTCAGGTCACGTTGGCTGGGGTATCTCGTGGTATATAAATGGCCTGTTGATTCCCGAGATCAACGTGGTTCGTGGAAAGAAGTACAGGTTCGTGGTGGAGGGTGGAGAAAATCCTGAGACCCCGGCTCGTTACCACCCCTTCTACATTACCGACGATCCTGTCGGCGGTTACCAACACAAAACACCCGAGGAGAAAGAGGTGAGATTCCGTTATCGACGCGTGTCGAGCCTCGTCGAAAAATTCCAcgatttctctccctttcttcccTTATCGTTCGAATTGTAGAAAGTGAAGATATTCGCTGGCGTGAAACGTCAACGCGGAGTGGTTCGACCAACGGGTGTCGGCCGTCTATGCAACTGGCTGCCCGATCAGAATCAACCATTGGCCGACGATTTCACTTCGTTCGGCGCTTACCAACGTACCCTCACTCTGGAATGCGATCACGGGGAGCCAGGTATCGTGGAATGGATCCCGGACGAGGACACGCCCGACACCGTGTACTATCAGGTGAATAAGAAACAGAAAGAATCAAATGTATACACCGATGGCAGATTATAACAAATCGAGTGTTCTCAGTGTTTCACGCATCGTTATCTGGGCTGGAAGATAAACGTTCACGACAGCTGCGACGTTGAACCGGCCGGGAACGAGAATCACGAGATTTACGTGGATCcgaagaagggaggggggagggaggatctGGAGATCAGCCCGAGCATCCGCGAGGCAAGCAAGGTAACGCCAACGGCGGACTTCTTTCAGCAgcatcctcctcttcttcttcatcatcatcatcatcatcatccccCTGGTGAACACGGGCTTCGTTACTCTTATCATCAAGCGACTAACCCTGACAAGCTAAGCACACCATACACGCAGTTACTAACGACCgctaacaacaacaacaacaacaacaacaacaattacCTGCGCTTGAAATCATCGCCGTCGCCGTACGAGGAGCCGTCTCTCGCCTCGAAAGCTGCTTCGTACAACGCGCCAGGCCTGGCCACGCGTCACGAGATACGCGTGAAGGAGCCGCATTATTACAatcaccatcatcatcatcattacaaTCATCATTATAATCATCATCAACTgctacaacaacaacaacaacaacaacaacaactcgCACCGATCTATCGCGAACAATCGATGGGAGCCACGAGGCTGACATCCTCCTATACACCTGGCCGACATCAAATCATGGAGATCCAACCAGAGCTCCTTCGACAATCCTCTAACCAGCAATTGTCTAACCTCGTTGCAGATAATCCACGACCACTGAGCCACGGGACGAAATACGTATATCCGGTTACCTCGAGCCCACAGATCCCACAGTATTCGAGGCCGGTCGTGCCTCACCATTACGCCACCAATTATCATCATCTTTATCACCCGCCCCCCCTTCCCCGCGATCATTATCAATACAACAGCCAACAACCGGACCAGAGGAATCAACTGATGCTCGTCAAGAGACCGGTGTTGACACGTCGACCGATGTTGCAGACCGCCCACACGATGCCCCAGCCAACCCTCGCCCTACCGCCAAGATCGATCTTCATGGAACGCAAGAAGACCGTCTACAGacctcccccttcctcctcctcctcctcctcctcttcttacACGGCAAGGAGAACGGCGGAGCGATTACCCTCCTCGCAGGGTAGCCAGGATGAGCTGCAGATAGCCAAGCTGAAGAAAATCGAGCGGGCCAAGCTCGAAACTAAAGCTTCGTCGAGCTTCGACGCTCCCGACATCTTCGTGACTCCTATAAAACCTGCGAGAAACACGGGATTCGATCCGGATTCTATAGTGATCGAGAGCGGGTTTAAACCTATCATCAGAAACGTTGAGAGCGTGGCTCAGAAGAGAAGTTCGGGgcaagaggaagaggaagaggaagaggaagaggaagatgaAACTTCGAACCGTAAACCAACGGTGGACAACTTCGAGCCGGTGTTCATACCTTCCCCGCCCGTTCCCACAGTGGCTACAGTGGTCAAGAAATCGAGGAAAAAGTCCGCCAATGGTAAACCACGTGCAACGGAAACGGACGACATGGAAGCTGCCGCCGACAGGATGAACGTTCATTACCTGCCACCGATTTCCAACCCCTTTCCCAACAACGAGCCCCCgccctttccctcctcctcctccggcGTGTTGATAACCTTCGATGGAAAAATGCTCAAGGATTCCAGCC
It encodes the following:
- the LOC100577783 gene encoding protein Skeletor, isoforms B/C isoform X2, with the protein product MTTQSPTSSTTRLSSIGLVAAVYLLLATQICGAAYYGKLIGKLSELHHGVSGEVYAVDGRTLFIKDFTYDGEAPTAYFYVGTSKSPNGNGIRLRDESGSSDTLKRYRRKDITLTLPDGKTMANIKWFAVWCDEFSVNFGDVRIPRGFDYPKPQKLAALNGVHGVSSEPIVVVDAQTLLIPSFSYDGEAPDAKFWVGAGPTPSPQGIRVPDENGKEQPLRRYDRKAIVLTLPGDVTIHQIGHFGVWCEAFAVDFGHVQIPQGLNVPPSLKMLGVSPQSKLNCEVLEDRLAFEVRWAVAGDSIVAQLVGKLDDGQYMAFGLSADPERSSMVGGDAVVAWVDKQTLQGYAVDYFLDAKSQCSGGRGSCPDTRIQENTNSIRLLNAALVDGYSIVTYQRPLKTNDELDHQILTNRSQPIIWAVGPLNERQEVSFHSDYLKTDRFIDFGRPPIWNCPVPDHEPSQIFTDQNDDKPDQQLVATTRRPYRTPATPAPAPKTGAWEIPPIQCNEPEDGVLYAQMGPTGGKHGYPAITGHVGWGISWYINGLLIPEINVVRGKKYRFVVEGGENPETPARYHPFYITDDPVGGYQHKTPEEKEKVKIFAGVKRQRGVVRPTGVGRLCNWLPDQNQPLADDFTSFGAYQRTLTLECDHGEPGIVEWIPDEDTPDTVYYQCFTHRYLGWKINVHDSCDVEPAGNENHEIYVDPKKGGGREDLEISPSIREASKVTPTADFFQQHPPLLLHHHHHHHPPGEHGLRYSYHQATNPDKLSTPYTQLLTTANNNNNNNNNNYLRLKSSPSPYEEPSLASKAASYNAPGLATRHEIRVKEPHYYNHHHHHHYNHHYNHHQLLQQQQQQQQQLAPIYREQSMGATRLTSSYTPGRHQIMEIQPELLRQSSNQQLSNLVADNPRPLSHGTKYVYPVTSSPQIPQYSRPVVPHHYATNYHHLYHPPPLPRDHYQYNSQQPDQRNQLMLVKRPVLTRRPMLQTAHTMPQPTLALPPRSIFMERKKTVYRPPPSSSSSSSSSYTARRTAERLPSSQGSQDELQIAKLKKIERAKLETKASSSFDAPDIFVTPIKPARNTGFDPDSIVIESGFKPIIRNVESVAQKRSSGQEEEEEEEEEEDETSNRKPTVDNFEPVFIPSPPVPTVATVVKKSRKKSANGKPRATETDDMEAAADRMNVHYLPPISNPFPNNEPPPFPSSSSGVLITFDGKMLKDSSLVRSISGVEEQSKGKLSSDVLSRTPQFGRFKGELPPPIPGEVRSLEDHSRLSDLSMPRTTKNTRLTLVERSKRSPHEGQSVTDFTRTNSSSETNQRGKNSISTITPPVNTGQTIVFNSLYLVLAIIVCHVI
- the LOC100577783 gene encoding protein Skeletor, isoforms B/C isoform X4, with product MTTQSPTSSTTRLSSIGLVAAVYLLLATQICGAAYYGKLIGKLSELHHGVSGEVYAVDGRTLFIKDFTYDGEAPTAYFYVGTSKSPNGNGIRLRDESGSSDTLKRYRRKDITLTLPDGKTMANIKWFAVWCDEFSVNFGDVRIPRGFDYPKPQKLAALNGVHGVSSEPIVVVDAQTLLIPSFSYDGEAPDAKFWVGAGPTPSPQGIRVPDENGKEQPLRRYDRKAIVLTLPGDVTIHQIGHFGVWCEAFAVDFGHVQIPQGLNVPPSLKMLGVSPQSKLNCEVLEDRLAFEVRWAVAGDSIVAQLVGKLDDGQYMAFGLSADPERSSMVGGDAVVAWVDKQTLQGYAVDYFLDAKSQCSGGRGSCPDTRIQENTNSIRLLNAALVDGYSIVTYQRPLKTNDELDHQILTNRSQPIIWAVGPLNERQEVSFHSDYLKTDRFIDFGRPPIWNCPVPDHEPSQIFTDQNDDKPDQQQLVATTRRPYRTPATPAPAPKTGAWEIPPIQCNEPEDGVLYAQMGPTGGKHGYPAITGHVGWGISWYINGLLIPEINVVRGKKYRFVVEGGENPETPARYHPFYITDDPVGGYQHKTPEEKEKVKIFAGVKRQRGVVRPTGVGRLCNWLPDQNQPLADDFTSFGAYQRTLTLECDHGEPGIVEWIPDEDTPDTVYYQCFTHRYLGWKINVHDSCDVEPAGNENHEIYVDPKKGGGREDLEISPSIREASKIIHDH